In a single window of the Platichthys flesus chromosome 5, fPlaFle2.1, whole genome shotgun sequence genome:
- the bdh2 gene encoding dehydrogenase/reductase SDR family member 6, whose protein sequence is MGRLDGKVIVLSAAAQGIGRAVAIAFAKEGAQVTATDINGEKLKELDGIPGIKTKVVDVTKKEQVEALAKEHDLVDVLFNCAGFVHHGSILSCEEADWDFTMDVNVKSMYLMCKAFLPKMLEKKSGNIINMASVASSIKGVVNRCVYSTSKAAVIGLTKSIAADFIEQGIRCNCVCPGTVDTPSLRGRIQAQPDPEQAFKDFMARQKTGRMCTAEEVAYLCVYLASDESTYVTGTEQIIDGGWRL, encoded by the exons ATGGGCCGCCTGGACGGGAAAGTGATTGTGTTGTCGGCAGCGGCGCAGGGGATTGGACGTGCCGTTGCAATA GCGTTTGCAAAGGAGGGAGCTCAGGTCACGGCCACAGACATCAATGGAGAGAAGCTGAAGGAACTGGACGGCATCCCAg GGATCAAGACCAAGGTGGTGGATGTGACGAAGAAGGAGCAAGTGGAAGCTTTGGCCAAGGAGCATGACCTCGTAGATGTGCTGTTCAACTGTGCTGG GTTCGTGCACCACGGCTCCATCTTGAGCTGCGAGGAAGCCGACTGGGACTTCACAATGGACGTGAATGTCAAGAGCATGTACCTCATGTGCAAGGCTTTCCTGCCtaag ATGTTGGAAAAGAAGTCAGGAAACATTATTAACATGGCTTCTGTTGCATCAAGCATAAAAG GTGTTGTGAACCGGTGCGTCTACAGTACCTCAAAGGCCGCGGTAATTGGTCTCACCAAATCTATAGCGGCAGACTTTATTGAGCAAGGCATCCGCTGCAATTGTGTTTGTCCTG GGACTGTTGATACTCCATCTCtgagggggcggatccaggccCAACCTGACCCCGAACAG GCTTTCAAGGATTTCATGGCAAGACAGAAAACTGGCAGGATGTGCACAGCTGAAGAGGTGGCCTACCTGTGCGTGTACCTGGCCTCAGATGAG tcGACCTATGTGACAGGGACGGAGCAAATCATCGATGGAGGCTGGAGACTGTAA